In Erpetoichthys calabaricus chromosome 2, fErpCal1.3, whole genome shotgun sequence, a genomic segment contains:
- the c2h11orf58 gene encoding small acidic protein isoform X1 — MSSEEEPQHGVKRAASPQLGPSSWEAADLGNDERKQKFLRLMGAGKKEHTGRIVIGDHKSTSHFRTGEEDKKINTELEHQYQQGLDGKLSGRNRRHCGLGFSEPETPEDEQSADATESKEGDGAADAETEAEAPEKPLSKAEESSKQQCEAHCAEGKKDKGSGYKMSFVKSS, encoded by the exons ATGAGTTCGGAAGAGGAGCCGCAGCACGGGGTCAAGAGAGCCGCCTCGCCACAA CTCGGGCCTTCTAGCTGGGAGGCAGCAGATCTGGGGAATGATGAGCGGAAGCAGAAGTTTTTGAGGCTTATGGGAGCTGGAAAG AAGGAGCACACGGGACGCATCGTGATAGGAGATCACAAGTCAACATCTCACTTTCGGACAG GGGAGGAAGATAAGAAAATTAACACGGAGCTTGAGCATCAATATCAGCAAGGACTAGATGGGAAATTATCAGGAAGAAATCGACGACACTGTGGCCTGGGCTTCAGTGAG CCGGAGACTCCCGAAGACGAGCAGAGCGCCGACGCCACCGAGTCGAAGGAAGGGGACGGCGCAGCAGACGCCGAGACTGAAGCCGAAGCGCCAGAAAAGCCGTTGTCCAAAGCGGAGGAGTCGAGCAAGCAGCAGTGTGAGGCCCACTGTGCCGAGGGTAAAAAGGACAAAGGGTCCGGCTACAAAATGAGCTTCGTCAAGTCGTCGTAG
- the c2h11orf58 gene encoding small acidic protein isoform X2 — protein MGAGKKEHTGRIVIGDHKSTSHFRTGEEDKKINTELEHQYQQGLDGKLSGRNRRHCGLGFSEPETPEDEQSADATESKEGDGAADAETEAEAPEKPLSKAEESSKQQCEAHCAEGKKDKGSGYKMSFVKSS, from the exons ATGGGAGCTGGAAAG AAGGAGCACACGGGACGCATCGTGATAGGAGATCACAAGTCAACATCTCACTTTCGGACAG GGGAGGAAGATAAGAAAATTAACACGGAGCTTGAGCATCAATATCAGCAAGGACTAGATGGGAAATTATCAGGAAGAAATCGACGACACTGTGGCCTGGGCTTCAGTGAG CCGGAGACTCCCGAAGACGAGCAGAGCGCCGACGCCACCGAGTCGAAGGAAGGGGACGGCGCAGCAGACGCCGAGACTGAAGCCGAAGCGCCAGAAAAGCCGTTGTCCAAAGCGGAGGAGTCGAGCAAGCAGCAGTGTGAGGCCCACTGTGCCGAGGGTAAAAAGGACAAAGGGTCCGGCTACAAAATGAGCTTCGTCAAGTCGTCGTAG